In Sorangium aterium, the genomic stretch CCGGCGTGATCGTCAGCCCCACCCCGGGCCCGCGCAGCGTGATGAACCGCGAGGGCCCGATCATCGACGGCCCCGCCAGCCCCACGAGCGAGCTGCCCATCCTTGCCACCCCGGTGAACCACTGGCCCGCGCTGCTCACGCGCCGCTCCCAGCCCTTCGCCCCCAGCGCGTAGTGCTCGGCGACGCCGGTGCGGCCCGTGGTGCCCGTCGCGATCAGGTCGAGCTGGTCGGGATAACGCCCGTGGACGTCCATCACCGACACCCACCACCCCGGCAGGCGCAGGCGCTTCGGGAACTCGATCTTCCCGTCCTTCAGCACGCCGACCGCGGCGGCCACGTCCGTCTGCTCCCCCTCGAGCATCGTCAGGTTGGAGGTCGATACGAGCAGCGCCCCCTCCACCGGGTGCAGCCGCAGCTCGACGTCCGCCGGGATCTGCGCCACCGGCGCGAACGCCGACTTCGGCGGCGGCGCCGGCTTCGCCGCCTCGTCCGCCTTCACCCCGCCCGCCGCGCCTGCGGTGCTCGATGCGCCCGCCGCGCTTGCCGGACCCGCCGCGCCCGGCCCCTGCGCTGCGGCCTCCGCGCGCGGCCCGTCCGCGGCCTGCGGCGCAGGCACAGGGCCGCACCCCGCCATCGCCATCACGAGCCCGCCCAGCCCCCACCACGCCCTTCGCCCGCTCATCGCTCGTCCTCCTCCAGGCACGGCCGCGCCGGACTGCCGCGCCGCGCTCGCACGCTCTCCATCCTCGACCCCGCCGGCTGCTCCGCCGCCCACCACCCCGGACCATTCGCCGCGCCGGCCTGCTCCCCTCGCGCCGATCCCTCGTCCGCTCACGGCGCGAGCCTCCCCGACGCCACCCGGATCTCGCCCTCGATCTCCGCGTCGCGCAGGTCCACCCCGTTCGGGTGCGCCACCCGCTGGTAGGCCACCTGCCACGCGATCGCCCGCCCCTCGCCGGCGGCACCGACGTCGAGCTCCACCGTCACGGGCTCCGCGTGCACCCGATCGTCGGCCACGAGCTTCCGCCCGATGGCCCCGGGCCGCAGCGCGAAGTGCCGTGTCAGGTAGCGCTCGGCTTGCCCCAGCACGAGCTCGTCGGGCCCGAGCGCCTCGGCCGACACCTCGAGCCTCCGGAACAGATCCCCCGTCGGGAACGCGTGCCCCGCGTTCGCGGGCGCGAGCGTCACCGCCACGCGCGTCGCCGAGAGCCGCCGCGCCGTCACCGCGACGGCGCCCCGCACGAGCGCCTCGTCCCGCGATCCTGCGAACCCATGGCCGCGCCGCCCCGCCGGCCCGCGCGGCATGTGGCACGCCGCGCAGGGCTGATCCGCGGCCGGCGACGCGCGGTGCTCGATGACGGTCGACTGCATCAGCTCCGCGGCCGATCGCCCTCGCGCCGTGGGGAACGCGAACTCGTGGCAGGCCGCGCACGCGTCCGCGCCCCCGAACCGCGCGTCCCGGATCACCGCGTGCGGCGCCGCCGGCGGAGCCCCGCGCCCCGCCCACGGCGCCGCGAGCACCGGCGCCGCCGCCTCCCCCGCGAGCCCGCCCTCGCCGTCGCTGGTCACGTGGCACGTCACGCACCCCACCCCGAGCGCCCCGAGCGCCTCCGGCTCTGGCTCCTCCGGCCTCGCCTCGGGCGCGTGGCAGGCCCGGCAGAACGGCATCGGCTCGATCGCGAACGCCCGCCGGTAGGCCGGCTCGGTGTTCGCCCGGTGGTGGAGCGACGCGCGCCACTCCCGCGCCACCTCCTCGTGGCACCCCTCGCAGGCCTGGTTCGCGACCACCGCCGCCCCGAGCCGCGCCCGCGCCGGCCTCGGCATGGGCACCCGCGCCGCCTCCGCGGCCCCAGGCAGGGCGCCGCCGGACGGCGCCTCGACGTCGCCTGCCGGCCGCGCGGGCGCGTCCGGCGCGGCAGCGCACGCGCCCGCGAGGGCGCCCGCGATCAGCAAGCCAGGGCCAGGTGCACAGCGCCGCACAGCGATCATTGCGGCTACAACACCCCCGACGCTGCGTCATCCCCGAGGCACCCGCGCGACGCCTGCCGCTCTGCCGCCGTTTCGCGCCGATTCGCACCGTTCCGCCGCCGCAAGCGGCGTGGCGCCGTAAGATCCCGGGGGCTCCCGTGTTTCCATGCCCATGCACGCGCTCGTTCTGCTCCTGTGCCCCCTGCTGCTCCTCGCCACGGCCTGCGCCGCCAGGGAGCCCGACCCGGCGGATCGCCCTCGCCCGGGCGCTGACAACCCCTGCGCGCCGGGGGGGACGCCTCGGCCTCCCCGCAAGCACGTCGTGGCCACCACGGTCACGCCGGACGGCCAGATCGTCGACTGGATCCCCATCGAGTCCCAGACGCCCGACGGCAAGATCGCCACGCCTCCCGCGGGGCCGACGGCGCCGGAGGGAGCCAGCCCCCCGCCGCCGGCGAGCCCGGATGGCGCTGCGCCGGCGCGGTCTCCGGACGCGGCTACCGTTCAGCTCGGGCCGAGAGGCCCCGCCGGCACGGTGCCGGTGCTGCGCCCCCGGAGGCTGCAGTGCGACTGCTTGCCCGGGTATGTCCAGCAAGCCGACGGCTCGTGCGCAGCGCTTGCGTCGCACTGCTCGGGCGAGGGAGGGATGGCGTCGAGCAAGTCGTTCACGACCTGCTGCCCGGGTCTCACGCCCATCGCGAGCATGGAGCGCGTCGACGGTGCGTGCGTGACAACGGCGCCCGACGCGCACCTCTGCGCGAGATGCGGCGACGGCGCCTGCGGCGCGGGTGAGAACGACTGCAATTGTCCGGGCGACTGCGGTGGAGCCCGGCCCTGAGCGACGATTGGCTCATCCGGCATACAAGCCGCGCGTGCGGCCGCACAGGCGCACGAGGCCGAGCAGGCTATCGATGGTCGGCGTCGGCACGCCGGTCAGCTTGCCTATCTCATGGACCACGGTCACCAGCGCATCGATCTCCAGCGACTTGCCCGCTTCCGCGTCCTGCAGCATCGATGTCTTGAACGCGCCGAGCCTGCGCGTGACCTCCATCCGGTCTTCTCCGCTCTGCGCGATCGGGCAACCGATCCTATCGCCGATCGCCGCCGCTTCCTGCATCGCGTGAAGGCAGAAGCCGCGCACCAGCGGATCGTCGAGTATCCGATCGCACGTCGCTCCGGTGAGCACAGACACCGGGTTCATCGTCATGTTGCCCCACAGCTTGTACCAGATGTCGGTCCGGATGTCGGCGCTGGCCTTGGCCTCGAAGCCGGCGCGCCGCAGCAGCTCGACAAGCGCGCTCACCCGGTCCGAATGTCCGCCGGCCGGCTCGCCGAGGAGCAGGTGGTTGCCGGGGCCGACGCGCACCAGCCCCGGTTCCGGGCTTGAACCCGACAGGTGCACGACGCAGCCGATCACCTGGCGGAGCCGGATGGCGCGCGGCACGACGTCGCCGGGATCGAGCGACTGGAGCCGAGCTCCGGCATACGGCACGTTCTCGGGGGCGAAGAACCACCACGGCACGCCGTTCATCGCGGGGACGACGATCGTGTCCTCGCGGAGCAGCGGCGCGATGCGCGCGGCGACGTCGGCAAGCGCGGTGGCCTTGACCGCGATGATCACGACGTCCTGCGCGCCGAGCGCGGCCGGATCCTGCGCCGCGCGGATCGGCACGCGGGTGATCTCTCCATCGACTTGCAGCAGCAAGCCGCGCCTCTGCAAGGCGGCGAGGTTCTCTCCGCGCGCGACGGCGCTGACGTCGCAGCCGGCCGTCGCCAGCCGGGCGCCCAGCAAGCCGCCGATGGATCCGAAGCCGTAAACAGCAATTTTCATGATGTTGCTGCATCCTATCGCTGCGGACCGTCGGTTGCCTCCTCGCCCGCCGCCGCCGTTCGCGGCGCACCGCGGCAAGCCCGTTCCTGGCCAGGCGGAGCTCGCGATCGACGTGCTGTGCCGTTCGGTCACCTCGGCCCTTGCGGCGCGAGGCGAGCTGACGATGATGGGCGCGCCCGATCGGCACACCATCCGGGGCGCTTGGAGGAGCTTGCTTATGAAGGCCAGGTATTCGCTCGTTGTCTCTTGGATTGTGCTCGTTGCGGCGAACGGCTGCGGCGGCGACGACCCGCTCGAGTCGGAGGGCGGAGGTGGATCCTCCAGTGATGTCGGGGCCGGCGAGTCGAGCGGCTCTGCGGGCAGCGTGGGTACCACGACCTCGAGCGGCACCAGCGCGGGCAGCGCGGGCGCGGGCGCGAGCAGCGCCACGGCGGGGAGCGGCAGCGGCAGCGGCGGCGCTGCGGCGGGGAGCGGCAGCGGCGGCGCCGGGGCGGGCGGCGCCGGGGCGGGCGGCGCCGGGGCGGGCGGCGCCGGAGCAGGCGGCGCCGGAGCAGGCGGCGGTGATGACGTGTCGGCCGTCTGCCCGGGCGGCCCGTACGCGGCCAATCCGCTGCCGGCGAACGGCAGGCCGCAGCTGGTCAGAGGGGGGTTCACGTACGTCGAGGGCCCGGTCTGGGTCGCCGAGCTCGGGGCGCTGTTCTTCTCGGAGATCAACATGCAGTCGCAGAACACTCCGCCCCTCAACGGCCCGAAGGCGAAGATCCAGAAGCTCACGCCGCCGGGCACGATCGAGGTGTTCCTCGAGAACAGCGGGACGAACGGGCTCGGCCTCCACAGCGACGGGAACCTCATCGCATGTACCCACGACACGCGCAGCATCTCCGTGTTCGATCTCGGCACGAAGGCGCGGCGCGAGGTCGCCGGGTCGTACATGGGCAAGCGGTTCAGCTCCCCGAACGATGTCGTCGCGCGGAGCGACGGCAACGTCTACTTCACCGATCCCGATTTTCAGCTCAGCGCCGGCAGGCCGGAGCTGCCGACAGCAGCTTACCGCGTGTCCCCGTCGGGCGCGGTGAGCCTCATCGGCACGCTGGAAACCCCCAACGGCGTCGCGCTCTCGCCGGACGAGAGCGTGCTGTACGTGACCGAGTTCACCCCCGGCCGGATCCGTCGTTATCCGCTGAGCGCCGAAGGAGCGCCCGGCGCCTCGTCCGATTTCGCAGCGAACCTGCCGAAGGCCGACGGCATGGGCGTCGACTGCGCGGGCAATATCTACATCGCGTGGCGCGACGGCATGGATGTCCTCGCGCCGAGCGGCGCGAGGCTCGGCTCGATCACGGGGATGGGCGAGGTGTCGAACGTCGCGTTCGGCGGGGCCGATCGAAAGACCCTTTACATCACGGCGGGCGCGTCGCTCTACGCGATGGAGATGAACATCCCCGGATATCCTAACTGAACTTTGCTGGACGCGGGCCGCCGGTGCTCAACCGCGCCGGCGTTCCAGCTGCGAGCGCCCGGCGGCTCGTCCCCGCGCGCGAGCACGTATTCTGGGAAATCCGTGATAGCTTGATCGACGCGGAACACCGAGCGGGCGATAGCGCTTGACCGGTCTGGCGGCCCGGCGTAGGTCACGATGTTCGAGGGACTCGAGCCAGTGTGCATGGGAGTGGTTGTCGCCGAGACGCTCGCCGCGCAGCATATCGAGCGCGACGCCGAACGCAGCCTCGACGCGGCGCTCGCCCTGGCGACCACATTGCATGAGCTAGGGCAGCGCGAGCGCTACCGGCGTCTGCTCGAACGCGCGATCGAGCAGGCGGATCGCGCGCTGGCCGCCGCCGAGCAGGAGCGCGCCGCCCTCCAGGAACTTGAAGTCGCCGCTGGGACAGAGCGAATGCTCGCGACGGCGAGCGGCGCCCGTTCGACGCTGGCGCGGGCTCACGCGGCGCGGGCAGCAGACGCGCTCCACGGAGCGGGCCAGCTCTCGTTGAGCGCGCAGCGCGCTCCGACGCGCGACGCTTGCGACGACGGGTGGCGGCGCGTGGAGGCGATCGTGGCCGTCGCAGAGGCCTCGGCCCGCGCGGCCGCGATCAGCGCGTCAGAGCTCGAGGGCGGCTCTCCGCGGTCCAAGGTCGCCCGCGCGGCGCGCGCGGCGGCTCACGAGGCCGAGGCCGCCGCTCGCGCCGCGCGCAGGATCGTCGAGGAGCGAAACCACGCGTATACGTTCCACACGGACAGCGGCTTTTCGTTCGGCGAGGGGTGGTATGTCGCCGCGGCCGCCGTCCTCGCGGGCGCGGCCATCCAGGTCGAGCCAGGCAAGCCGGGGACACCGCAAGCCGAGGCGTTTCTGCGCGATGCTGGCCTGAGCGATCACCTTCAGACGCACCGCTCGCGCCCGCGCGCGGTGAAGCAGACGACGGAGATCGTCGCGCGCGCCTTCAAGGCCGAGCCGTCGTCCGCCCAGCGGAGGCTCCGCGCGGCGTTCCTCGGGGACGCGCCGATTCCGGGATCGGTGATCGCCTGGGTCGATCGCAGGCTCGCGGAAGCGCGCGCGGGAGAGTCACGCCGGAAGAAGGTGCTGCTCTGGATCCGCGAGGGGCTCCATCACCCGCACCGCAACACGACGCTCGCCGAGCTCCTGGAGCTGACGGACCTCGTTCAACGTGCAGGGCTCGTGCCTGTCTTGACCGGCGACGCGCTTCGAGGCGCACAGGTCCCCGACGGCGCGGTCGACATGACGCTCTTCTGGAAGGACCCCACCTTCCGGCAGCTCGACATGCGCCGGGCGCAGCTGCAGTTCTTCGAGCACTTGAAGCGCACGCACGACCTCGTCGGTCAGCTCGGCGTCACGACTGCAGGCATGGATGGGCCCGCGCTCATGGGGCTTCCCACGATGTATCTCACCGACGTGTCGAACGTGCGCATGCGGGAGTGGGTCGGCGCGGTGCCGGGATACCAGGAGATCGTGCGCGAGGGGGGGTATCTCGAGCGCGTCAGCCGTGTGTTGTCCGAATGGGCCTCAGCCTCGTAAGGGGACGACGATTCCCTCGGACTGTAGGTGGTGAGGTGCTTTGGCCGAAGGTGAGGTCTTTTTAGCCGCCAAGACGCCATAAGACGCCAAGGAAATTTAAGAATCTTGGCGTCTTATGGCGTCTTGGCGGCTCCATCATGAAGAATCTTGGCGTCTTATGGCGTCTTGGCGGCTCCATCATTTCGGCAAGATCGGGTAGGTACCCCACCACCGGCCTGCAGAGGGAACCCCGGATCCGACCGATTCAGCAGAAACGTGTCAGAGCACGAGGAGGAGGTCGTCGAGCGTCAAGGGGCGCCGCCGCCTGCGGTGCCGCTGCCGCCCCCGCCGCCGGTGCCGAGCGGGGTGTCGTCGCCGCTGCAGTCCTGATCGATGCTGTCACCTGCCACGTCCGTCGCCCCGGGGTGGATGTCCGGATCGCCGTCGTCGCAGTCCTCCTCGGGCCCGTAGCCCTCGCATGTCGCCTGGTAGCCGTCGCCGTCGCTGTCGGTCGCCGGCCCGTCGCACGGGGGCATGCCGTAGCAGGCCATCAGCGTGACAGCCATCATGCCGCCCGACGCCACCGCGAGCAGCCTGCTCGCCATCCCGTGGCGCGCCTGCGCGCAGGTGACGCGCTCGGCCGTGGCCGTCGCGCCGCAATGCGGGCAGGCGGAAGCGCCCGGGGGAACGAAGCCATCGCAGCAAGGACAAGCGCCGAGGGTGAGCATGAGGATCTCCGCCTTTGAGCCATGCGGCCGAGCCCTGGCGCACGTCGGAAGGCCGAGCCAGGGAGGTCGAACCCTCCCATTCTATGGCGAGGCGCCCAGGCGCCACGCAAGGAAAATGGAGGGGAATGGCGCAGCGGCCCGGCGCGCGCGTGCACAGGTCACCATCCCCCGCGCGTCGAAAGGGCGCAGGAGCGCAGGAGCCGGCGGCGGACTTCGCGGTAGGCTCGGGCATGGCGCTGCGCCGTCTCGATGTGGTTCCCGGCGAGTATTTCCCGGCGTACGTCGTCTGGGAGCTGACGCTCCGCTGCGATCAGCCCTGTCGGCACTGCGGCTCCCGGGCAGGGGCTGCGCGGCCCTCGGAGCTCGGCACCGAGGAGGCGCTGGGCGTGGTGCGGCAGCTCGCGGCGATGGGCGCCCGCGAGGTGGTGCTCATCGGCGGCGAGGCCTACCTGCACGACGGCTTTCTGGAGATCATCGCGGCGCTCAAGGCCGCGGGCGTGCGGCCGACCATGACCACCGGGGGGCGCGGGATCACCGCGGAGATCGCGGCGCAGATGAAGGAGGCCGGCCTGCACAGCGTCTCGGTCAGCGTCGACGGGCTGGAGCGCGCCCACGACCTCATCCGCAAGGCCCCGGGCAGCCACCGGAGCGCGCTCTCGGCGCTCGGGCACCTCCGGGGCGCGGGGCTGCTCACCGCGGCCAACACCAACCTCAACCGGGTGAACCAGGGCGATCTAGAGGCGCTCTACGACCTGCTCCGGGAGCAGGGGATCAAGGCGTGGCAGGTGCAGATCACCGCGGCGCTCGGGCGCGCGGCCGACAGGCCGGCGATGTTGCTCCAGCCCTACGATCTGCTCGACGTGCTCCCGCGCATCGCCGCGCTGAAGCGGCGGGCCTTCCAGGACGGGATCACGGTGATGCCCGGCAACAACCTGGGCTACTTCGGCCCGGAGGAGGCGCTCTTGCGCTCGCTGCGCGAGGGCGGCCGCGACCACTTTCGCGGCTGTCAGGCCGGGAAGCTGGTGCTGGGGATCGAGTCCGACGGCGCGGTGAAGGGCTGCCCGTCGCTCCAGAGCGATGCGTACGTGGGCGGCAACCTGCGCGGGCGCGCGCTCCAGGAGATCTGGGACGAGGCGCCGCGCCTCGCGTTCGCGAGGGCGCGCACGGCCGACGATCTCTGGGGCTTCTGCCGGAGCTGCGCGTTCGCGGAGGTGTGCATGGGCGGGTGCAGCTTCACGGCGCACGCGCTCTTCGGGCGGCCGGGGAACAACCCGTACTGCCACTTCCGCGCGCGCACGCTGGCCGCGCAGGGCAAGCGCGAGCGCCTCGTGCCGGCCGAGCCGGCCGCGGGGAGGCCGTTCGACAACGGGCTGTTCGAGCTCGTGCTGGAGGATCTCGACGGCCCCGATCCCGGGCTCGATTCCCCGGAGCGGCTGGTCCAGCTCACGCGCAAGCCGCGGCCCTCGAGCTGAGTTTGCTAAGGTTCCGGGATGGTCCGACCGGTCACCCGTCGAGCGTTCCTCCACGCCAGCTGCTGCGCTGCTGGAATTGCCGCCTTCGATGGGATCGCCATCGAACCTTCGTGGCTCGATGTCGCCGAGCACGATGTCCCGATTCCGCGGCTCCCGGCCGCGCTTCAGGGGTTTCGGATCGCTCACCTCTCCGACATCCACCTGCGCGCGCTCGGCGGTGTGCACGAGAAGGCCATCGACGCCATCCGCAGGCTGGCGCCCGATCTCGTCGTGCTGACCGGCGACTCGATCGAGGGCGAGGGCTCGCTCGGCGCGCTGGAGGAGTTCTGCCGCAGGCTCGCCGCGCCGGGGCGGGAGGTCCTCGCCACCGTCGGCAACTGGGAACACTGGGGGCACGTCCCCTTGCAAAGGCTGAGCGAGGTGTACGCGCGCGCCGGAGCCAGGCTCCTCGGGAACGAGTCGGTGCTGCTGAAGCGCGGCCTCTCCGTCGTCGCGACGGACGATTTCTGCAGCGGGAACCACGACCTGCGCGCCGCCCTGACGAACGTGCCATCCGCTCCGGCTCGGCTCTTTCTCACGCACGCGCCCGGCATCTTCGAGGCGCTCTCTCCCGGCGCGCCGCGCTTCGACCTGGGCCTCGCGGGGCATACGCATGGAGGGCAGATCCGAGCGCTCGGAACGGCGGTGTGGGTTCCGCCTGGATCGGGCCGATTTCGCTCGGGTATGTACGACACGGCCCATGGCAGGGTGTACGTGAGCCGCGGTGTCGGCACGAGCGTCTTGCCTGTGCGGTTCACGTGCCGGCCAGAGCTCCCCGTGTTCCGGCTGATCGCCGGGTGACGTCCTGCCCGACGACGGATGTCCGGGGGGTGAGCCGCCGCAGTCCGTCAGTCGCGCTTCGGTTCTGCGGAGAGCGCGTCCAGGCGGCACGCGACCGACAGCGAGAGCCCCACCTCGACGAGCGAGATGGGCCGCTGCTCGATGGCTCCCGGCGGCGCGCAGTCCACGAGCGAGAGCGGCGCCGACGCCGCCTGCGCCGCCTCCGCGAACGACCGAGCCCTCCGGACCCATTGCTCGGTCAGCTGCGCGCGGTGCCCCTCCGGCTCCTTCACCTCGGCCCGAGGCTGCCCGAAGGTGGCCCCGCGCCGCCCGTCCTTCGCGGCCTGGACCGCGGCGCTCACGTCGCGCCGGACCTGCGCCACGGCCGCGGCCAGCCGGCTCCTCGCCCAGAAGTCGAGCTCGGGGGCGAGGCGTACCTCGATCACGCCGTCGACGGCGGCCGATACGGCGTCGCCATCGCTCTCTGCCTTGTCGGGGAAGACTGCGGTGAACGATGCGCCAAGCATCTTCACCGTGGATGCGCCGGCGGTCGCCTCCGTGAGCTGTCGCCCCAGGTCCTCCACCGAAGCCTTCGCCGCGGTGAGGGCGCGCTGCGGATCGGCGTCGGTCTCCTGGAGCGCGAAGCTGAGGACGAGCACGTCGGGGCGGACGACCAGATCGGCCTGGACCGCCCCCCGACTGGGCAACGCCGGCGCGGGCAGCATGCTGGGCATGCTCGCCGACGTGGAGCCCAGGCTCGACGCGTAGGAGGGGGAGAGGGCCGCGCCGGGCGCCGCCCCGGATGCGCCCCCGCAACCGGCCAGGAGGGCGAGGGCGAAAACCGCGGTTCGCATCGGGGGCCGACGCTATCACGCGCATCGAAACCCAGCAATCGTACGGCCGGGTTGGATCCGCTGTGCACGATCTGGAAGGCGTGCCGCCGTGCCATCCGCGACGTCGACGCGGGACCTTCGGTACGGGAGGCGTGACGCGAGCGCATGGCGCGTGCGTGCGCCGGGTCATCGACGTGAAGCTTGCCGCCTTTTATCCCACCCGCCCGATCACCGTGGGGCCTTCTGGGCATATAGGACGGCCACTTTCTGACGCCTGCTGCAGGCACCGCCAAGGGGTTGCACTCCTGGGATGGAGGATTTTTGTGATGAACAGGGCACGAGCTTCGACCGTCGGCATATTGCTCGCGTTTCTCCTGGTGGGTTGCGGTTCTTCGAGCGGCCCGGAAGAACCCGAGAGCTCGGGCGGCCCGGGTGCGGGTGCGGGCAGTAGCGGGAGCACGGGCGGCAACGGGAGTACGAGCGGCAACGGGAGCACGAGCGGCACCGGGAGCACGAGCGGCAACGGGAGCGCGACGACAGGCAGCGGCGAAGGGACGGGTGGCGCGACGGGTTCGAGCGGTGCCGGCGGCGATCCGGGTGGAGACGGGGGTTCTGGCGGCTCGTCCACCGGGACCGGCGGTGACCCCGACGTGGTCGAGCCCACGCTGATCACCTCGGGCGCGAACGAGTACTGGAAGATCGGGACGCCGACGGAAGTGACGAGCGGCAATGCCGACGTGACCGTCGATGACGCGGCAACGCAGCAGCGATGGGATGGCTTCGGCGGCTCGTTCAACGAGATGGGCTGGAACATGCTCTCGATGCTCAGCGAGTCCGACCGGCAGCGAGCCATCAAGCTTCTCTTCGACAAGGACGAGGGCGCAGGGTTCGCCTACGGGCGCATCCCCATGGGGGCCAGCGACTATGCGATGGATCGCTATAGCCTCGACGAGAAGAAGGATGATTTCACGATGGAGAGCTTCTCCATCGCGCGGGACAAGGAGAAATTGATCCCGTACATCAAGGCGGCGCTCGCCGTGAGGCCCGGCCTCCACCTCTGGGCCAGCCCCTGGACGCCCCCCACCTGGATGAAGAGCAACGGCGCCTTCGACGGTGGCAAGATGAAGGACGACGCGAACACCCTGAAGGCACATGCCCTGTACTTCGCGAAGTTCGTGGAGGCGTACGCCGCAGAGGGCATGACCATCGAGGCGGTCCACCCCCAGAACGAGCCGACCTACGAGACGAGGTATCCGAGCTGCGCGTGGACGGGGCAGCTCATGGCCAAGTTCATCGGCACCTACCTCGGGCCGCTGTTCGAAGAGCGCGGGATCAAGGCTCAGATCTTCCTCGGCACGATGTCCAATGACGCGGCGGACCCGGGGATCCTCAGCGCCGTGACCGGCGATGCCACCGCGATGAAGTACGTCAAGGGCTTCGGGCTGCAGTGGAACATGCGGGGCAGCGCAGCCGGCCTGAAATCGCGCAACCTGCCGATCGTGCAAACGGAGCACCAGTGCGGCAACTACAACTGGAACCCGCCGGGGGTGCCGGTGTTCAACCCGACCACGGCAGCGAACGATCACGCCTACGGGCAGGAGAGCTGGGGGCTCATCCGCGACTGGATCAAGGCGGGGGTGAACTCGTACAACGCGTGGAACATGGTGCTGGACCCAGTGGGCAAGAACATCGACTCGCAGCGGCCGTGGCCCCAGAACGCGCTCCTCAACGTGAAAGCCGACACGAAGGAGCTGATACTGACCCCTGCCTACTACGTCTTCCGCCACGTCTCCCAGTACGTCGATCCTGGAGCGATGCGCGTCAACACGACCGGCGGGGACGCGCTGGCCTTCAAGAACCCTGACGGCACCATCGTCACGGTCATCTACAACTCCGGCAGCTCCGCGAAGACGACCACCCTCAGCGTGGCCTCCAAGAAGCTCCAGTTCAGCGTCCCTGCCCGCGGCTGGGCCACCGTCAACTGGAAGTGAGCCGCGCGCGACCCGACCCGGGTTGACCTGTCGCGGCCCGAAGCTGTCGACAGCCTCCCGGGAGAGGTGAAGCTTAAACCGGAGGGTGTCGACAGCCTCCCGGGAGAGGTGAAGCTTAAACCGGAGGGTGTCGACAGCCTCCCGGGAGAGGTGAAGCTTAAACCGGAGGGTGTCGACAGCCTCCCGGGAGAGGTGAAGCTTAAACCGGAGGGTGTCGACAGCCTCCCGGGAGAGGTGAATCTCAAACCGGAGGGTGTCGACGCTCCGCAGCGTCGCCGCGCTCGGCCTTGCGAGCCTCCGGCCCCGGGGCGCTATGATCGCCCTCCATGGACGCCGCTTCCTTCCTCGCCGAGCTCGAGCCGCAAACGCACCACGACCGTGTCCGCCGCGTGGTGGAGCTGGGCCGCGCCGCCGCGCGCGGCGACGCCGGCGCAAGCGCGCTCCTCGGCGCGCTCTGGAAGAGCGCTCAGCCCTACGAGCGCCTCCTCGCGTTGATGAGCGTCTACGGCTCGGGCGACGGCGCGCGCGTCGTCGCGGCCGTCTCCGACCCGTCCCGCTCCGTGCGGCGGCGCGCAAGCCGCATGATCGCCCGCTTCTGCGACGACGCGCAGGCGCTCGCGGCGCTCGGCGCCCTCCTCGAGCGGCGCACCCTCCGGCGCACCGTCGCCCAGCTCGCGCGGCGGAAGCGCCAGGCCGCCGTGGACGCCTTCCTCGGCGCGCGCATGCAGGCGGGGCGCGATCCCCTGATCGTAGATCTGCTCCCGTTCGGCTCCGAGGCGCTCGTGTCGGCGCACCGGCGCGCCATCGACGAGGCGGGCGGCCCGAGCTGCCTCGATCGGCTCGGCGTGAGGCACCCCGCGGCCGCGGCGCGCTGG encodes the following:
- a CDS encoding glycoside hydrolase family 30 protein codes for the protein MNRARASTVGILLAFLLVGCGSSSGPEEPESSGGPGAGAGSSGSTGGNGSTSGNGSTSGTGSTSGNGSATTGSGEGTGGATGSSGAGGDPGGDGGSGGSSTGTGGDPDVVEPTLITSGANEYWKIGTPTEVTSGNADVTVDDAATQQRWDGFGGSFNEMGWNMLSMLSESDRQRAIKLLFDKDEGAGFAYGRIPMGASDYAMDRYSLDEKKDDFTMESFSIARDKEKLIPYIKAALAVRPGLHLWASPWTPPTWMKSNGAFDGGKMKDDANTLKAHALYFAKFVEAYAAEGMTIEAVHPQNEPTYETRYPSCAWTGQLMAKFIGTYLGPLFEERGIKAQIFLGTMSNDAADPGILSAVTGDATAMKYVKGFGLQWNMRGSAAGLKSRNLPIVQTEHQCGNYNWNPPGVPVFNPTTAANDHAYGQESWGLIRDWIKAGVNSYNAWNMVLDPVGKNIDSQRPWPQNALLNVKADTKELILTPAYYVFRHVSQYVDPGAMRVNTTGGDALAFKNPDGTIVTVIYNSGSSAKTTTLSVASKKLQFSVPARGWATVNWK